The genome window CCGCCTGAAGACCTTGTAGCAGGTTTCCATATCGGTCAGGCCCAGGTCCGTGTACATGTTGGAGAAGAAAGTCAGGCCCTTGTTCATCAGGGAATGCCAGAAGTACAGCACTCTTCTGCTGCTTCTGCTCAGGTACCGGGAGCCGAAGACGACGTCGGCGTGTCCCTCGCGGATGGGCTTGGTCAGCTTGATGAGTTCCTGCGGGTTGTATTCGAGGTCCGCGTCCTGGATGGCGACAATGTCTCCCGTGGCCTTTGTAATGCCCGTGCGGATCGCGGCGCCCTTGCCCTGGTTGACCCGGTGCGTTTCAATCCGGATGCGGCCATCCTTTTTGGCGAGTTCTTTCGCCGCCTCAAGGCTTTTGTCCGTGGAGCAGTCATCCACGATGATCAATTCGAGCCGGGTTTCCTCGTCAGCTATTTCAAGGACCCTTTCAACGCAGAGCGCCAGGGTGTTTTCCTCGTTGTAGCAGGGGATGACAATGCTCAGGGTGATGGGGGTCATGCAATGCCCTTATTGTTCTTGTTTGCGCCACCACTCATGGTCTTCGGCGGTGTAGTTTTCGGGATTGACAGCCATATCAAGACGCTGGCTGAGTTTTTCCTCGGAACGGTGTGCTTGGTCAATGGGGTGAACCCACGGCAGGTGCAGGAAGTGAACCGTGTTGCAAACGATCCAGGCCGCGAGGACCAACGGGACCAGCCGTTCGATGAAACGACTCTGATCCGCCCAGTGCGCCAGCGCCAGCCCGGACAGCCCGAAAACGAGAAAGGCGTAATCCGAAGGCATGTGCGGCGAGTACTGGCGGGCAAAGAACATCTGTACCCAGGTCATGACAATGATCCCCAGCATGAGGAACCATGCGTGTCTGGGCAGCGGGATGGTCTTGCGGCAGAGCGCAAGACCGGCAATCGCCACGGCGATCCAGATGGAATAGTATTCCAGGGACAGGTGCGCGAAGCGCCCCAGTGAATCGAGCATGAGCGGGAAAATTTGCGTGTAGTCCTGCCTGAACAGCTCAATCACCCAGACGCCCTGTTTGTAATAGTCGGCATTGAAACTGTAATATTCCATCCCCAGCAGCTTGAGATAGCCGAGATATGCCAGCATCGGCAGGCTGTGGGCGGCAAGGCTTGCCAGCACGGCCAGGTATCGCCGCTTGAAGAGGAAGAAAAAGGCCAGCGCCGCAAGATAGGTTGCGTAGTTCGGCTTGCAGAGCATCAACACCCCGATGAGAACTGAAAAGAGGATGTTCCGGGGCGTTGAATAATTGTCGGCCAGTTTTTGGAGCAGGTAGAGCGTGAAGATGGGGGTGATGAACTGCAGTTCGGTTGTGTGGAAGGCCGCTATGTACTCGATGGAAACGAAATGGCTGAAGCAGAGAAAGCAACCGATGAAGGCCGCCCGATCCCCCGTGTACCGGGACAACAGGCTGAACAGGGCCAGGATTCCCAGGGAATAAACGGCCAGCTTCATGGCCAGGTAGGCAAGTCCGGCGGCCTCAAGGTCACTCAGGGGGCTGAACGGCTTTGCCGCAGCTTGAATACACAGGGCCAGACCCTTGGCCACGGCCGGGTAGGTGGGCCGGTCCATGCGGATGCGGTAGGATTTGAAGACTTCGGGAAAGTAGGCCGCCGTGAGAATTTCCACTCCCGCGTCGGGATTGTATTGCCAGAACAGGGGAATGGTCGGATGGGTGCGGTAGACCTTGAACCCCGGATTGGGGTTGAGCCAGGCCATGTTGGCGGCGATGAGAAAAACAGCGGCTATCAGGCCTATAAGCCAGGCGCGGTAGGGCGGAGTCGTGGCGTGGCGCTGATGCAAGGGGTCCATAATAAGTTCCACGCAGTTGAATGGGTGGTTTATATTTCTTCTTAGACCAGACCGAGGCTCTGCATGGCCAGGTAGATCTCGCGGCTGACCCATGCGTCGGTGGCGGCATAGGCCACCTGCTGCTTGGAAAGTTTTTCCTTGGCCCAGTTGGAACACTGCGCGGACTTGGAGATGCGGAAGCCGAGCAGGTTGGCGGCCAGGTTGCGCAGCCCGTGGGTCTGCATCTTGTGCTGCTGGGAGACCTCGCCCAGGTCGATGAAGTTGGCGGGCCTGAACTTGGCCAGCTTCTTGAGGCCGATGATGTCGTCGTGCACGGACACGCCGGTCTTGATGACCTGCTTGTCCGCGAGCAGCTCCAGCAGCCCGTTGTCCATGGGCAGCAGGTTGATCTGGAAGACGTAGACCTCGTCGGCGCTTGCCAGCTGGATCAGCGAGGGCGGGTTGGGCTTGCGGCCCTTCTTGAACACCGGACGGGTCTCGGTGTCGAAGCCGAGCACGGTTTCTTCCCGCAGGGCCTTGACCGCGGCGTCACGCTGCTTTTCGGTACGGACCACATGCACCGGGCCTTCATATCGGCGCAGGGGCATGGCGTTGATCTCGTCCTTGGTGAACGCCCGCAGATGTTCTTCTGGTATCTCTACAACAGTCATAAATGGCGATTAAACGTGTTCCCTGGTCTTGTGGAATTGGATATCCGGCCAGGTTTCGACCGCATCATCCAGCCGCCAGCGGCTCGGAGCAAGGTAAGTGAGATTCTCGTCCGAGTCCAGCGCCAGATATCTTTCGGTCTCTTTTTTGAAGGTTTTGAGCTTGTTCTGGTCCTTGCAGGAGACCCAGCGGGCGGTATGCAGCTCCACGGGCTCGTAGATGGCGTCCACACCGTATTCGTCCTTGAGGCGGGACTGGATCACGTCGAACTGGAGCATGCCCACGGCCCCGAGGATGTAGTCGTTGTTCTGGATCGGGCGGAAGAGCTGCACGGCCCCTTCCTCGGCCAGCTGCAGAAGCCCCTTCTGGAGCTGCTTGGCCTTGAGCGGGGTCTTGAGGATCACGCGGCGGAAGATTTCCGGGGCGAAGTTGGGGATGCCCGTGAACTTGAGGGTTTCCTTGTCCGTGAAGGTGTCGCCGATCTTGATGGTGCCGTGGTTGTGCACGCCGATGATGTCGCCGGGCCAGGCCTCTTCCACGCCCTCGCGGTCCTGGGCCATGAAGATGGTGGCCTTGGAGATCTGCATGGTCTTGCCCACGCGGTGGTGCTTGACCTTCATGCCGCGGGTGAACTTGCCCGAGTTGATGCGCACGAACGCGATGCGGTCGCGGTGCTGCGGGTCCATGTTCGCCTGGATCTTGAAGCACACTCCCGAGAACTGGGTTTCCAGGGGAGAAACCTCCCGCTCCACTGCCGGGCGCGGCTGCGGGCAGGGCGCCAGGTTCACGAAGGTGTCCAGCAGTTCCCTGACCCCGAAGTTGTTGATGGCCGAGCCGAAGAAGACCGGGGTCTGCTTGCCCGCCAGGTAGCGTTCGGCGTCAAAGGGATAGCCCGCGCCTTCCAGCAGTTCCAGCTCCTCGCGCAGCTGGTCGGCCTGGGGTCCGAGCTCCTCGTCCAGCTTGGGGTCGTCCAGGGAGTCGATGACCACGCCCTGCCGGATGCCGCCGTTGTGCGTGGCGGAGAAAATATGCAGCTTCTTGTCGAAGATGGAATACACGCCCTTGAACTGCTTGCCCATGCCGATGGGCCAGGAGAGGGGGGCGCATTCGATGTTCAGGGTTTCCTCGATGTCGGCCAGCAGGTCCAGGGGATCGCGGCCGTCGCGGTCCAGCTTGTTGATGAAGGTGATGATGGGCGTGTCGCGCAGGCGGCAGACGTCCATGAGCTTGCGGGTCTGGGTCTCGACGCCCTTGGCCGAGTCGATGACCATGAGGGCGGAGTCCACGGCCGTGAGCACGCGGTAGGTGTCTTCGGAAAAGTCCTGGTGGCCCGGGGTGTCGAGCAGGTTGATCTCGAAGCCCTCGTACTCGAACTTCATGACCGAGGAGGTCACGGAAATGCCGCGCTGCTGTTCCATGGCCATCCAGTCCGAGGTTGCATGGCGGTCGGCCTTGCGGGACTTGACGGTTCCCGCCATCTGGATGGCGCCGCCGAAGAGCAGCAGCTTTTCCGTGAGCGTGGTCTTGCCCGCATCCGGGTGGCTGATGATGCCGAAGGTGCGGCGGCGTTCCACTTCTTTCCTGAGTATCTTTTCCACGTCGTGATTCCTTGTGCGCAAAAAATGAGGCCGCATCGGCTGCGGCCCCGCTGGTCATAATATATTTATGAACTGTGTCAAGTTTTCATCAGGGTGTTGAAAAGGGCCGGGGTGGATTCGGCCCCTCCCTGGTCAGACATAGAAGACGGTCACTCCGATCATGGTGGCGAGATAGAGGGCCCCGAAGATCCCGCCGAGGGCCCACCAGCGCGCCTGGCTGATGAAGCCCGCCCCGTACCAGATGGGAGAGGGGCCGGTGGCGTACGGGGTGATGATGCCCATGAGCCCGAGGGAGCCCGCCAGCATGAGGGCGAGCCTGGGCAGCATTTCCGCGGGGATGAGCGGGGCGGCCGTGGCCATGAACAGGGGCAGCAGCGCCGTGGTGTGCGCCGTGGTGCTGGCGAAGAAGTAATGCAGCAGGAAGAAGAGCAGCACCAGCATGACGGCCACCGTGGGCGGGGGCATGGCCTGGAGGTAGATGCCGACGAGCTTGCCCATCCATGCCAGCACGCCGGTCTGTTTCAGGCCGCTGGCCATGGCCACCAGGGTGGCGAACCAGATGAAGACGTTGAAGGCCCCCTTGTTGGTGATGACGTCCTCCCAGGAGATGACCTTGGTCAGCACCATGAGGGAAAGGACGAACACGGCGGCCACGGTGCTGTCGATCCCGAGCCGCTTGCCGAAGACCCAGAAGACCAGGGCCAGGACCGCGTAGCCGAGCATCAGCAGTTCCTTGGCGGAGATCTTGCCCATCTTCCTGAGCTCCTCGGCCGCCCAGGCCGGGGCCTCCGGGGACGTCTTCTGGTCCGGCGGATAGATCACGTAGGCGAGCCAGGGGGTCAGCAGGAAGAGCGGGAGCATGGCCGGAACCATGATCTTGGCCCATTGGACCCAGCTGATGGCGATGCCGGAGGATTTCTGGACCATGTCCACCGCCAGGAGGTTCGGGGCCAGGGCCGTCAGGAACATGGAGCTGGTGACGCAGGTTGCGGAAATGCCGACCCAGATGAGGTAGGAGCCTATCTTGCGCGGCGCCAGTTCCGGGGTGGACTGGAACATGGGGGGGATGTTGCTCACCACGGGATATATGGTGCCCGCGCTGCGGGCGGTGTTGGAGGGCATGAACGGCGCGAGGATGGCGTCGGAAAAGGCCACGGCATAGCCGAGCCCGAGGGTGTTTTTTCCCAGATACCGGATCAGCAGCAGGCTGATGCGTTTGCCGAGCCCGGTCTTTTTGTAGCCGAGGGCGAACATGAAGGCCGCGAAGATGAGCCAGATGACGCCGTTGGCAAAGCCGGACAGGGCCCAGTTCCGGTTTGCGGTGGCGTTGTTGGGGTCCACCAGCCCGAGCATTGCCACGACGGATACCCCGACCAGGCCCACCAGGGCCGCCGGGACGGGCTCGATGATCAGGCCGACCACCACGCCCACGAAGATGCAGAGGAAATACCAGGCCTCGGGGGTGAGCCCCTGGGGCGTCGGCGCCAGGGCCATGAGAACTGCGACGATGACGGGGGAGAAGCTCTTGATGAAATTCACGGACTGACCTCACACGTTAGACGTTGGTAAAGGACTGATCCGGCGTGAAAGTCGTTTCGGGCTCCATGCCGGAGCAACCAGCCGTATTTCTGACTGTTTTACCGGTAGCACGGCTGGGGCTCCGTTGCAATTGGGTGGGAGGAAAGATGCGGTCCGGTCTATGTGGACAAGAAAACTTCGGGCCAAGGGAAAGAAGAAGGCCCTTTTGCAAGGGTCTTCGGGAAATCAGTCGAGGGCGTTCAGTTCGCAGGGCTCGAAGAAATAGCGCCACCAGAACCGGCCGTCGCATTGGTCGGGCGGGGCCAGGTTGTTGCGGCCACCCGGGCTGTAGTAGTTCCAGCGGAACTGCTCGGCTTCGGCCTTGAGCACGGCCTCTGCCGCATCCCGGGGCGTGGTTTCCCCGGCCTCCAGGGCGGCGACCTGCGCGCCGATCACCGGGTTGAGCTTTCGTTGGAAGGCGTTTTGCGGGAACCGTTTCCACATGTTCAGCGCGCCCTCGGCGTCGTCCTGCATGGCCTTGGCCAGTCCGCCGTAGAGCCAGGCCTCCCAGATGTGGGCGTCCATGGCCCCGGCCACCTGCATGGTGGCGGCCGCATCGGCGTACATGCCGGCCTTGAATTGGCAGATGCCTGCCATGACCAGCCGCGAGGTGCGCGTGCTGGTTCCGTCCTTGCGGTTTTCCTCCATGAGCTCGCGGAACGCCTTGGCCGCGGTGGTGTAGTATTCCTTTGCCCTGGCCGCGTCCTTGTTGGCCCATTCGGCGCGCAGCCCGCGCTGGAAGTTGCGCTGCCCCACCACGCCGGGCGGGGTCGCCAGGGCTGGGGCGGCGAAGAGCAGGGCGGCGGACAGGATGAAAAGACTTGGGATGAAGCGCATGGTTCCTCCTTGTGTGCAGCCTGTACGCTGGCACGATCCGGCGGGAACAGCCATGATTATATGGGGCGGCATTGCCCGTTTCAAAAAAAGTGTGGTGGCCCCGCAAAAGGAGTTCTGTTGCGGTTGCATTGGCTTGTTGATATCGAGGGGCTGGACAACACTCTGGCTGCCATCCATGTCGCCCGGCTGAGAGCTTGGGATTGGACATATGTGGGATGAAATGAGGGAAGAATCAATGAGAGGATTACCTTTTTGCGTACTGCTTTTTATCATTATTGGAACGAATTCATTTGCGGCTTCTGTGGAAGATGCTATGCATTTAGTAGAGGAAAATAGATTTGAAGAAGCTATTCATATTTTAGAGTTAGAAGCAAATAAGAATGACCATGAAGCACAATATGAACTAGGTAAAATTATTTTTTATAGTGGAAAAGGGGAAAAAGATCCTACTAAAGGGGCCAATCTTTTGCGTGAAGCTGCTTCTTCCGGTAACATAAAAGCAATAAGAGAGCTGGGCTTAATATACTATAATGGATGGTTTTTAGACGTTAAGAGATATGATGCAGCGCGTGCAATGTTTGAAATTGGAGCCAATGCAGGTGATGCTGAATCAAAATATTACTTAGGTAATATGTATTTAAGTGGACTTGATGTTAAAATAGATCATAATAAAGCGTTATATTACTATAAGCAAGCGTCATTGAGTGGGTGTAAAAAAGCTAATTTTAAAATTGGATACTTGTACTGTATTGAGTCGAGCTCAGTTTATAATTTACGCCTTGCTAAAGAATATTTAAAAAAAATATATAAAGAGAGTGCTCCTTCGTCTTTTTTGCTTGCTTTGATTTGTTCTGATGATGATGGCTGCAGTGATGAAGACTATTTTAAATATATAAAAACCAGTCATGATCTTGGCTTCCATCATGCTATTGCGAGATTGGCTGACTGTTATTTTAGCGGCATAGGCGTGCAGAGGGACTTTGTTAAGGCTATTAATTTGTATAAAGAAGGCTCTTTTCTTGGGAATGTAGACTGTATGAACAAGCTTGCGTATCTGTATGCTGAAGGAATAATTGTTCCTTGTGATCAGCGTATGGCTAGATCCTATCTAAATCGAGCATCATGTGCGAGCGATAATAAAGTAGATATGTTTTTTGATCTTGAGCATTAGATGGCAAGGCTTGGTTTTGGGGGGGGCAGAAATGATGGTGCGAAGGACGCAAACTTGGGGGCACCTTTCATAAGGTGTCCCCTTTTTGTTTACGACGGCATGTACGCCCGGGCGATCTTGAAGATGTCGTCATAGGGCAGCTTGTCGCGGATGCCCACGGCCATCTCCAGGGACATGTCCATTTTGCGCAGGGTCTCGGCCATGGTCTGGTCGCGGATGCCCTCCAGGTGATAGGCCAGGAAGTCCGGCTCGAAATTGTCGATGGCCAGGGAAAGGCCCTCGGTGAAATAGCGGGACTTGGTGTAGCGCAGCAGGCCGTCCAGCCGGTGCTTGTCGGGTCGCGCGTACATGACGTAGAAGAGCAGCTTCACCACCAGACGGTCAAAGGGCATCTTGTGGTCCACGGCCAGCAGGGTGGCGCGGTCCGCGCCCTTTTCCTGCACCGCGTCCATGAGGCCCTGGGCCATGTCAAAGGCCTTTTTCTCGCTCATGGGAGCGTGGGCGAACTTGGAATCCATGCGCACCAGGGTCACGCGCGGGTTTTCCCGCGAGGCGACGGCAAAGAGCGCCAGACGCATGAGGTCGATCTTGCGGCGGTAGTCGTCCAGCAGGGTGTCGCGCTTGACCTCGGCCAGGCGGCGCACCAAGGCCAGGTCCATCTTGGAGAACACGGTCTCCAGCAGGTGCCGGATGTAGGATTCCTGCGTGCCCGCGATCTCGTCCTTGATGATGGTCTTGCCCTTGCGGCCATCCAAGATCTTCTTGATGGATAGCCAGTAGGCGGCCAGCCCCTCGAAGGGCATTTCCAGTATGTCGAGTTCCTGTTCGGTGCTCATGCGCGTGCCTCGTGGGTGTGATTCTTTGCCGACTTTAGCGCAATCTTCCGAAAAAACAAAGACATGGGGGTGCGGGTGCGGCGCGGGGATTTTCCGGAGGTGCAACCGCCTTGTCATGCACCGGGGATGAGACTATGACAGAGCCTGCACGAGAAATCGCAACCGCCCCTATTTTCCGGAGAATACATGCTGCAATATCCCCATTTCGACCCGGTCATTTTCACGATAGGCCCGTTCCAGGCCCGCTGGTACGGCATGATGTACGTCATCGGCGTGCTGGTGGGATGGGCCCTGGGCCGCTGGCGCGCAAGCAGGCCGGGCAGCGGCTGGACCGCCGCGGAAATGGACGACTTCGTCACCTACCTGATCCTGGGCATCGTTCTGGGCGGCCGCCTGGGGTACGTGTGTTTCTACAATCCGTCCTACTATTTTTCCAACCCGTCCGAGATCATTGCCGTGTGGAACGGCGGCATGTCGTTCCACGGCGGGGTCATCGGCGTGATCACGGCCTGCTGGCTGTTCGCCCGCAACAAGGCCAAGCCGCTGCTGGCCGTGGGCGATTTCGTGGCCCCGCTGGTGCCGCCGGGCATCTTCTTCGGCAGGCTCGGCAACTTCATCAACGGCGAGCTCTGGGGCCGCACCACGGACGGCTGGTGGGGCATGGTTTTTCCGGGCGCGGGCAGCCTGCCCCGGCATCCCTCCCAGCTCTACGAGGCCACCCTCGAAGGCCTGGCGCTCTTCCTCCTGCTCTGGTTCTATTCGGCCAGGCCGAGGCCGCGCGGGGCAGTGGGCGGCCTGTTCCTGGTGGGCTACGGCGTGTTCCGGTTCACCGTGGAATTCGCCCGCCAGCCCGACGCGCAGCTGGGCTTCGTGGCCCTGAACTGGATGAGCATGGGGCAGGTTCTATGTCTGCCCATGATACTGTTCGGCCTCTGGCTGATGTTCAGGAAGCAAGGCGGCTGAAAAAGGCCCGTCTGCTTCGTCGCTGCGAGAAAAAGCAGGCCCCTCGCGTACCGCTTTGTACGCGTCGGGTCTGCTTTTTTTCTGCTCCTGGCATCCAAATCTTTTTGAGCCGCCTTCGGGATGGGCGGGGAAAGGCGAATTGCCTGATGGGGTGGTCTGACTTTTGTAATTGCCTAAAATATTTCCCATTCCCGTCAGCGCGGAATTGAGCCGGCGAAGCCGGGACAAAGACGCGCTGACAGCCAGGATCCCAAAGGGTTTAACCCTTTGGCCGCCGGAGGCCTTCCTACTTTTTGCCTTTCAGCAACTCCGGGACCTTGATGGCGTAGAGGGTGTCCCAGAGCTTGCCGGTGACGAACAGCCGGTTGTTTGCGGCGTCATAGGCGATGCCGTTGGCCACCCCGGCGCGCTTGTTGCGCGGCGTCAGCAGCGGGGTCAGGTCGATCCAGGCGGCCACGAGGCCGGTTTCCGGGTCGATGACCGCGATGCTGTCCCGCTTCCAGACATTGGCCAGCAGCCAGCCGTTCACCCATTCCAGCTCGTTGAGAAAGCGGACTTCCTTGCGTACGTTCATGACCCTTGCGGTCCGGGTTACGTCGAAGGAGACCGGGTCGATCCACTGCAGAACCGCGGACCCGTTGCTCAGGATCAGGCTGCGGCCGTCGAACGCCAGGCCCCAGCCCTCGGCGGCCTCGTCGGCCACGGGGATGGCAAAGGTCCCGAGCTGCACGAAATCCGGCCAGGACTCGTCGAAATCCGAGACATCGAAGATGTAGCCGTCCCCGGACAGCCAGGTGAGCACGTAGGCGCTGCCGTCCACGATGGCCACGCCCTCGCCGAAATGGTCCGGGCTCAGGGCCGTCTTGCGCAGCACCTCGCCGGTTTCTGGCCGCACCTTGCGGATGGAGGAATGTCCGTACTCACCGGTGATCTCCACGAGCACGTCGCCGAGACAGGCCAGCCCCTGGGTGGAGGCGTGCGGGTCGTGCGGATACTGCGCCAGCACCTCGGCCGGGATGACCGGCGTGCCCGCAAGAACGGGGATACTCCACAAGGCGAGCAGCAGTACGAGGGTGGTGGAAACGAGACGGTTAGCCATAGCCCAAATAAACAGAATCCCGGGCGATGGTCAATCGCCCGGGATTCCATACGATCTGGTTATGCCTGCTGTTTTCTGCTGTCCAGGTAGGTCGCTTTCAGCGAGCAGAGCACCGGCACCACGACGAGTGTCAGCAGGGTGGCGACGGCCAGGCCGAAGATCACGGCTACGGCCATGGGGCCCCACCATTGCGAGGACTCGCCGCCGATGTCCCAGCGGAAGTTGATGAAGTCGAAGCTCACGCCCGTGGCCATGGGCAGCAGCCCCAGCACGGTGGTGATGGCCGTGAGCAGCACGGGCCGGAAGCGGGTCATGCCCGCCTGGATGATGGCCGTGCGGGCCGCGATGCCCTCGCGCACGAGCTGTTCGTAGTAGTCGATGAGCACGATGGCGTTGTTGACCACCACGCCCGCCAGGCTGATGACGCCCACGCCGGTCATGATCACGCTGAAGGCGGTTCCGGTGACCACCAGGCCCAGGAACACGCCGATGAGCGAGAGCATGACCGAGGTCAGAATGATGAACGGGGTGGCCACGGAGTTGAACTGGGTCACCAGCACCAGGAAGATGATGAAGATGGTGGCCACGAAGGCCTTGCCCAGGAAGGCGCTGGCGTCGTCCTGCTCCTCCTGCTGGCCGGTGAAGGAATAGCCGTAGCCGCGCGGGAACTGGACGTCCCGGAGCACTTCCTGGATGTCGCGGATGATCTCGCCCGCGTTGCGGCCGTCCACCTCGCCCGAGATGGTCACCATGCGTTTCTGGTCGATGCGGTTGATGCCGCCGAGGCCCGAGGCCAGGGATATCCGGGCCAGGCTGGTGATGGGCACGGGCTGGCCGTCCTGGCCGGAGACCGTGATGCGGCGCAGGTTCTCCACGCTCTGGCGGTCCTTTTCCGGGAGCCGGGCCACGATGTCGTACTCGTCCTTGCCCTCGCGGAAGGTGCCCACCTTGGAGCCGTTGATGGCCGCCTTGACCGTGGTGGCGATGGTCCGGGTGTCCAGCCCCAGCAGGGCGGCCTTTTCCTTGTCCACGTTCACGGTGATCTCGGGCTTGCTCTTGACGAAGTCGTCCTTGAGGTCCACCAACCCGGGGATGGACTTGATGCGCTTGCGGATGGTGTGGGCCAGCTCGCCCAGCACGCGGATATCCTCGCCGGATATCTCCAGGTTCACGGGAGCGCCGGTTTCCGGGCCGTGCTTTTCCTTGTCCACCATGATCTCGGCTCCGGTGATGACCTTGTTCAGCTGGTCGCGGATCTCGGTGATGAGTTCGGACGAGGGACGCGAACGGTCATGGATGTCCGGGAATTCGATGGTCACTAGGCTGTAGTGGGTGCCTCGCTCGTCCGAGCTGTTGGTGGCCCCCACGCTGGCGATGGTGTACTTGATGTCGTCGTATTTGGCGCAGACCTTTTCCACCTGCTTCACCAGGGCGTCCGAGGTGTCCAGGTTGGTGCCCACCGGTGCCTTGATCTTGATCCAGGCGCGCTGTGGCTCGGTCTCGGGCATGAATTCCACGCCGTTGCCGAACAGGGCGAAGATGGCGATGCTGGCCACGAGCATGGCAAAGGCGAAGCCCAGGGTCTTGAGCCTGTTTTCCAGGCTCCATTCCAGCAGGGGCAGGTAGGCGTCCTTGAGCCGTTCCAGGAAACGGTCCACGCGGGTGGGCCTTTTTTCCAGGTCGCATTTGCGGATGGTCTGGAACCGGGACGAGAGCACCGGGTTGACCACCAGGGCCACGAACAGGGAAC of Salidesulfovibrio onnuriiensis contains these proteins:
- a CDS encoding efflux RND transporter permease subunit; this encodes MIINSAALQRKSAVIVLLVFIVLAGFSCYYSLPRENSPDITIPYIFVSTYYEGVAPEDMEKLVTIPLERKLKGLSDLKELSSLSDDGVSLIRCEFEPDIDIDDALQKVREKVDQAKPDLPSDLPDDPEINEVNLSEQPILNIILSGPYSLKRLKVFAENLEDQIESVQGVLDAEIYGGLEREIHVLFDLDRVAYYRMPLSSLMDSVESGNVNMPGGSMDIGKAKYTVRVPEDFKHPSEIENIVAFVRDGKPVYLRDVASIRDHYADPTDRSRFNGQPSVTIAVKKRSGENIIYINDAIRERLKNLQGQLPPNLKIDLTSDQSEDIRRMVADLENNIISGLILVLLVVFAFIGGRSALFVSLSIPISMLITFIALSALGITLNMVVLFSLILALGMLVDNGIVVVENVYRHMQDGKTREQAAQIATDEVAWPVISSTLTTVGAFFPMAFWPGIMGEFMAFLPKTVIIALVGSLFVALVVNPVLSSRFQTIRKCDLEKRPTRVDRFLERLKDAYLPLLEWSLENRLKTLGFAFAMLVASIAIFALFGNGVEFMPETEPQRAWIKIKAPVGTNLDTSDALVKQVEKVCAKYDDIKYTIASVGATNSSDERGTHYSLVTIEFPDIHDRSRPSSELITEIRDQLNKVITGAEIMVDKEKHGPETGAPVNLEISGEDIRVLGELAHTIRKRIKSIPGLVDLKDDFVKSKPEITVNVDKEKAALLGLDTRTIATTVKAAINGSKVGTFREGKDEYDIVARLPEKDRQSVENLRRITVSGQDGQPVPITSLARISLASGLGGINRIDQKRMVTISGEVDGRNAGEIIRDIQEVLRDVQFPRGYGYSFTGQQEEQDDASAFLGKAFVATIFIIFLVLVTQFNSVATPFIILTSVMLSLIGVFLGLVVTGTAFSVIMTGVGVISLAGVVVNNAIVLIDYYEQLVREGIAARTAIIQAGMTRFRPVLLTAITTVLGLLPMATGVSFDFINFRWDIGGESSQWWGPMAVAVIFGLAVATLLTLVVVPVLCSLKATYLDSRKQQA